A region from the Uranotaenia lowii strain MFRU-FL unplaced genomic scaffold, ASM2978415v1 HiC_scaffold_742, whole genome shotgun sequence genome encodes:
- the LOC129760727 gene encoding venom protease-like, producing the protein NHLGHVHTEDSVHFLIENSSLSLAQDAEIELHLLVKFNENGRVPDVSEINLNGRNMCSQRKRRVSAETEASTGSFEVRTSRPFITTTTSSTDAPYPLVRTSPKPDTFESPDESQCAAVSGTSTSGGTKIQSRILGGVSAKSGEIPWHVAIFYDDQYQCGGSIISRRDILTAAHCLTMENTNQTLELELFKVYIGIVDLGSVDDYFYHTVSEAMIHSDYNAAQHTTDIGVLKLKRDIIFNNFIKPVCLYPNTTDISSFFNRYGKVAGWGLTRNGVVSNSLNYLDMPVVSQKKCSQTNVQFNTVLAYGESFCAGHADGNSVCNGDSGGGLVFEDNNRYYLRGIVSISATKRNQLMCDPNRYSVFTDVSKFLRWIRFNMD; encoded by the exons aatcattTGGGCCATGTACATACGGAAGATAGCGTTCACTTTTTGATCGAGAACAGCAGCCTCAGTTTGGCTCAGGATGCCGAAATTGAGCTGCATTTGTTGGTGAAGTTTAACGAAAATGGCAGGGTTCCGGATGTTTCGGAGATAAACCTCAACGGTCGAAACATGTGCTCGCAGCGAAAGAGAAGAGTATCAGCCGAGACTGAAGCTTCGACCGGAAGTTTTGAGGTTAGAACTTCCCGACCGTTTATTACTACTACAACGAGCTCGACGGATGCACCCTATCCGCTGGTGAGAACGTCG CCAAAACCCGACACTTTCGAATCCCCCGACGAAAGTCAATGTGCCGCGGTTTCCGGGACTTCAACATCAGGTGGGACGAAAATTCAAAGTCGTATCCTTGGAGGTGTATCAGCTAAATCCGGAGAAATTCCATGGCACGTGGCCATCTTTTATGATGAT CAATATCAATGCGGCGGAAGTATCATTTCTCGACGAGATATTCTAACAGCAGCTCACTGTCTAACCATGGAGAACACGAATCAAACTTTGGAGTTGGAACTTTTCAAGGTCTATATCGGCATCGTTGATCTGGGTTCGGTGGACGATTACTTCTACCACACCGTATCGGAGGCCATGATTCATTCCGATTACAACGCTGCTCAGCACACGACCGATATCGGggttttaaagttgaaaagggatatcattttcaacaattttatcaaaCCGGTCTGTCTATATCCGAATACCACGGACATTAGTTCGTTTTTTAATCGATACGGAAAGGTCGCCGGGTGGGGACTTACCAGAAATGGTGTGGTAAGCAACTCGCTCAACTACCTTGATATGCCGGTAGTTTCGCAGAAGAAGTGCTCACAAACCAACGTACAATTCAACACCGTGCTGGCTTATGGAGAGTCGTTCTGTGCGGGACATGCCGATG gaaATTCAGTTTGCAATGGAGACAGTGGTGGTGGACTAGTGTTTGAGGATAATAACCGATACTACTTACGAGGTATTGTGTCGATTAGCGCTACGAAACGCAACCAGTTGATGTGCGATCCGAATCGGTACTCTGTTTTCACCGATGTGTCCAAGTTTCTCCGGTGGATTCGATTTAACATGGATTAG